A portion of the Drosophila innubila isolate TH190305 chromosome 3L unlocalized genomic scaffold, UK_Dinn_1.0 0_D_3L, whole genome shotgun sequence genome contains these proteins:
- the LOC117789207 gene encoding mitochondrial inner membrane protein OXA1L: protein MLAKRMQLWRATNAMLALNTTTTRAATQMFPTGSSRDLHMSSSWSNQLTLKPSSRLLPLSLSAPVGLRFASSSTDGIPASVSTKELVDLPAIPEAPVAPSAVDTETLMETVAAAAGEPSFASIGLGGWSPVGMVQNCMEFVHCTWDIPWWGTIALGTLAVRTIIFPLVILAQRNSAKMNNNMPQMQVLQLKMTEARQSGNAIESARYAQEMMLFMREKGVNPLKNMIVPLAQAPLFISFFMGLRQMANTPVESMRDGGLFWFTDLTLADPLYLLPVITSATLYLTIELGTDSARLSAANMSTMKYVLRALPLVIFPFTMNFPAAILMYWACSNFISLGQVALLRIPSVRDYFKIDKMLTHAPSALPAKKKTFVGGMKESWDNMKISKEIEERQRLDEIRFAKAGKGPLVKTYKYDPTQPRTDMGQARITGSLKPPSKQQ, encoded by the exons ATGTTGGCGAAACGAATGCAGCTATGGAGGGCGACGAATGCGATGTTAGCGTTAAATACAACGACCACCAGGGCAGCCACACAG ATGTTTCCAACTGGCAGCAGTCGGGACTTGCACATGTCCAGCAGCTGGAGCAATCAGCTGACGCTAAAGCCTTCATCAAGGCTGCtgccgctctctctctccgctCCAGTTGGATTGCGATTCGCCAGCTCAAGCACAGATGGAATCCCTGCATCAGTGTCCACCAAAGAGCTTGTTGACCTGCCTGCGATACCAGAGGCGCCAGTAGCGCCCTCAGCCGTGGACACAGAAACCCTAATGGAAACTGTTGCTGCCGCAGCCGGCGAACCTTCGTTTGCCTCCATCGGATTGGGCGGCTGGTCGCCCGTGGGCATGGTACAGAACTGCATGGAGTTTGTTCATTGCACCTGGGACATACCTTGGTGGGGCACCATTGCCTTGGGCACGCTGGCAGTGCGCACCATCATCTTTCCCCTGGTCATCCTGGCACAGCGCAACTCGGCCAAGATGAACAACAACATGCCGCAGATGCAGGTCCTGCAGCTGAAAATGACGGAGGCCAGACAGTCCGGCAATGCCATTGAATCCGCACGCTATGCACAGGAGATGATGCTGTTTATGCGGGAGAAGGGCGTTAATCCTCTAAAGAACATGATTGTACCACTGGCGCAAGCGCCGCTCTTCATCTCCTTCTTCATGGGTCTACGCCAGATGGCCAATACGCCGGTAGAATCGATGCGGGATGGAGGTCTCTTTTGGTTTACAGATCTGACGCTGGCGGATCCACTGTATCTGCTGCCCGTCATCACCAGCGCCACATTGTATCTGACCATTGAGCTGGGCACGGACAGCGCGCGTCTGTCGGCCGCCAACATGAGCACCATGAAGTACGTGCTCCGTGCTCTGCCACTCGTCATCTTCCCCTTCACCATGAACTTTCCCGCCGCCATTCTGATGTACTGGGCCTGCAGTAACTTCATCTCCCTGGGCCAGGTGGCATTGCTGCGCATTCCGTCGGTGCGGGATTACTTTAAGATTGACAAGATGCTGACACATGCACCCAGTGCACTGCCGGCCAAGAAGAAGACTTTTGTGGGCGGCATGAAGGAGT CTTGGGACAACATGAAGATCTCAAAGGAGATCGAGGAACGACAACGCTTGGATGAGATTCGCTTTGCCAAGGCAGGAAAGGGACCACTGGTCAAGACGTACAAATATGATCCCACCCAGCCACGCACGGACATGGGTCAGGCCAGGATCACGGGTAGCCTGAAGCCTCCCTCCAAGCAGCAGTAG
- the LOC117789210 gene encoding MIP18 family protein galla-2 — translation MPTEIENLNPSVYGKIKERVITANEEDESVADPFDKREIFDLIRNINDPEHPLTLEELHVVQEELISISDKQNKVHINFTPTIPHCSMATLIGLSIRVKLLRSLPPRFKVTVEITPGTHASEFAVNKQLADKERVAAALENKHLAEVINQCISARS, via the exons atgccgACAGAAATTGAGAATTTGAATCCTAGTGTCTACGGCAAAATCAAGGAGCGTGTGATTACAGCTAACGAGGAAGATGAATCCGTTGCAGATCCATTTGATAAGCGTGAAATTTTTG ATCTGATACGAAACATCAATGATCCGGAGCATCCGTTGACTCTGGAGGAGTTGCATGTGGTGCAGGAGGAGCTTATCTCCATCAGCGACAAACAGAATAAAGTGCACATTAACTTTACGCCCACAATTCCGCATTGCTCGATGGCCACGCTGATTGGTCTCTCAATTCGAGTGAAGCTGCTGCGTTCGTTGCCACCTCGTTTCAAGGTCACCGTGGAGATAACTCCGGGCACACATGCCTCGGAATTTGCCGTGAACAAGCAACTGGCGGACAAGGAACGCGTTGCTGCAGCCCTGGAGAACAAGCATCTGGCCGAGGTCATCAATCAGTGCATCTCAGCCAGGAGctaa